Within Diospyros lotus cultivar Yz01 chromosome 15, ASM1463336v1, whole genome shotgun sequence, the genomic segment GGTCACAGAACACAAAGGCAATTACAATGATTAACTTTATCATCCAATAATGTAATTTATTGACAAGCATCGAACAAGATGAAACAGAAAAATACTTTGCTTGGTAGGTCCTATAATTTTGATCACCCTGGTTGAGAAACAAGAGAACCAAACTGAGATTCTTAAGTAATGATATCAACAAAACAATCAAACATTGATGGCAGGTCCCAGGAGAAGAGGAATGGGAACTTGCTTGGTTGCGTACAAAGGACTAAATAATATCAACTATCAAGtctctaaaaaaatcatgtctGAGGTTTCCTAATGCATTAATTGTCGGACACCTATATATGGCAATGCATGATAGTATCTTTGGCTGTTTGTCGTTTCCTAGAAAATGTGTCAACCACAGCGACTTGTACAGTTTCCTGAAATGGCAGTTGAGTAAGAAGATATATACAAGTTCATTTCTCAGCTAGTTAAGTATAACAACCCTCCTCTCCTCCCGTGTGTAGGCAACCGACAACCATGGAAATCAGAGTTTTTAATTCTTGACTTCCTGTCTTCTTGTATAATCATATCTTTCACGTGTTCAAATCACAATACAGTCTGGGGATTCTATCTTCTTCATAGAATCAACTCTTTCACAAGTTCAAAATCATACTACAATCCCCTCAACTTCTTCTAATAGAACAAATTTATATCCAATTCATAATTTGGGGTTTTGGGTTCCCTTGGCCACTTTCACAAACTTCTGAAGTGATAACGATACATATCCAGAGATCTTCACATCACAATCCAATCTTGACTACAAGGTTTGTTCAATATAAAATCAATCTGACAACTCCAAATATGGAAAACAAATTTATGTCGAAAGAAGAAGGATAACAATCCTTGATAATTTGGGgggaaaaaactaaaaaaataaacaaaaaggtGCCAGAATATTGCAAAATGCAAAATTGGGACAAAAGAAGAGGAGTCATCACTACAACAACACAGTGCATATGAATTTAATTGCTTTAATGCTTGCAAAACCATGTAAACACACTTAGATTTACTCTCCATCCAAAGCATACTTAGATTCATCCTGTTCTATGCAAACAGCCAAATGCCATTCCATCAACACAATATGACATGAAACATtggcatggcatgacatgaaCACACCAACACCTTATTTAAAACAACAGAACACAGCCCGACAGAATAGACAAAAGAATAATTATTCTTTGTACTTTCATACATGTATGTACATTTAGAAGccattcaatttatttaatgcCTGCCAAACCATGTAAAAATACTTAGATTTATTCTTCATCCAAAACACTCTTAGATTCATCCTGTTCTATGCAAATAGCCAAATACCATTTTATCATAGAATATGACACAAACCATTGAAACATGACATAAATGCACCAACATGTTATAAAAAACAACAGATCATGTCCCAGTAGAATagacaagattttttttttttaacttgcatACAGGTATGTATATTTAGAAACCTCTCTTCACAACAGGCCTACAGTTTTGGGCTTcacaaatacaaaatgaaaattgtaaaatcaattacataaatttagaAAGTTAGTCAATTTGTTTCAGTAATGACCACAAAAGACACAACACAAACAAAGGTCCTGACATAGGCTATAGaaaagatctaaaaataattaggataatgaaattttgtttaatgGGGGCATGCCGAACAGAAGTGCCAAGGGggtgaaatttcaatttcaccCTATTAAGAGCAAGCAAGGGATGAAATTGGAATTTCACCCCATCGGCACCCCTCTATTCAGCACACCCCGtcaaacaaaatatcaatatccaaaaaattaagaacatacTTGAACACATGTCTAGTGCGTATAAGGAATATTGAAAATTCAATAAGACAAACTTGAACAAGTGTTTAGTACGTATATGGAATATCTAAAAATCAATAAGACAAACTTGAATGAGTGTCTAGCATGCATATGGAAGCTGAAGTAGGTTCGGTCCAATTGCAAGGCACTCGAGAGTAGACAATATAGGAAGTTTCTAACATGCAAAAGTAAATgagaagatgaaaagaaaatttacaTAATACAAGAACAAGAGCTAAAAATAAGCCATGGAATTGTATAAGTAGAATCTCACAAATACAATAGatttaagacaatttcagtcaTTCtaacaataatgcaacatatgaatcctttttttttccttctcttttaaGAAACAATGTAGAAAATCTATACCGAGTATAGACCAAATTCAGCATGGCAAAGCCCAACTGCCAAAACAAGAATTTTTTGGGAGTTAGAAACTATACCAACAAAATATCTGAAAGAACACGGTTGTCTTACATTGAACCCAACCCAAGATCTTCTGTGatcttattttgttgttttagatGAGTACCCAgtctaagaatttttttaaccAGGCAGcgaaataataattttctcaaaactataaaattagaaatgcaattattcataataagattGGAGCGATTTCTATTAAAGATAACATGCATTAGACATAACTAAAATGACTCAGTCATGTAAGAAGAAAACTAATGGAGACTCCTCTTTAgggagtggatgaaatggagcaAGTGTCTAGCAAAAAAGATATAATAAAATCTAGGAAATTTTGGTATAATGAGTTAAATGAagccatagatagaaataagGGGTTGATCGAGCAAGAATTCATGTAACTGAATGGGATAAAGACTTGATATGATATGGTCGTGGAACTATACCTTTTAGCCCACTTGCCAAACACAGAGAGAAATGGATAGAACAAGAAACATGGTACTTACCCACTCATATCAGTAACTTGTCTGGAGATCTTCATCTTCTTGGTAGAGCCATAATAGAGTTCTTCAAGTGAACATCGCAGAGTCTGCTCAATCGGAGGAGCTTTCCTAGGGACTGATTGGTGGACAGACCCGCCGGCGCCACCTCCTTCGCCAAAAGAAGCAAACAAATCATCCCCAAATAGGTTCCCATACCTTGACCCTCCCCTCCTCCCACCGCCCATTCCTCCGAATGGGCTCGACGACCCGAAAAACTCTGCGAATATGTCATCGGCGTTTCTCGGGTTGAACCTGAACGATGTCGGCCCTTCTCCCGTCGAGAAGAAGGAGGCTCCGCCGGGGCCGGCAGAGCCCGGCGGCGGCACCTGCCCCTTCAGCCCCTCTTCTCCATACTGATCATACACTGCCCTTTTCTGTGGATCACTGAGAACCTGGAAATTTAGTAGAAATAACAACTGATCAAGTAAATTTCAAGATACAGATATGGAAAGATGAATCTTTCAGAAGTATACACAAACATTTACTGAAAACCTAAAACTTTCAGACATACACAcacagttatatatatatatatattcgcaTATACGTATACACAAATTGAGGGTACCTCATACGCTTCAGAGATCTGTTTGAACTTGGCCTCGGCATCTTTCTTATTGTTCGGGTTCTTATCGGGGTGCCATTTCATGGCAAGCTTTCTGTACGCTTTCTTCAAGTCCTCGTCTTTTGCGTACCTATCGACCTGCAGAATCTTGTAGTAATCCACCCccatcttctttccttcttcttcttcttcttcttgctgattggtcctctttctcttcttcacttTGGCTGCTGTAACGATCGAGCTTTCTGGTGGATTTGGCTATGGTGCGGCGTGGTTAGATCAGGGCTTTTGCATTGCTTCCTCGGGAAGGACTTTGaatccagagagagagagagagaaagagagaaatgacGACGAGAAGGCAGATGTCTGCAAGCTTGATCAGTGGAAGGTTCCAGAATCAGGCTTCGGTATTCATCGCACCCAAGCATAGCCTGAATTTTTATTACAGTCGGTTTTCCGGAAATTCTAGAGGAACTAGGATGTCGATCCCTTGCAGGCCTCATGTCAGCTTAGCCCACGGGCTCACTTAGCCTTGCCACTCAGTCCATAGAATGAATTTTGCTCGGTCTTGCCACTTTGTCAAAAAATTTTAGGCCCACGGGATGCCAGGCTGGATGATCGAATTAAAGTTTGTTGATGATTAAATTCAATCATCAAGCCACCATAAATGGGAGAAGCTTGGGCTTGTTTCATGAAACCTGATCAAGTTTCATTGGTGTCACAGACAAGGAGAAACTTGAGCTTTCATCCGAGATGAAGCCCGACCCAAGGCAATGATAGCAAGACGACAAGATGGTGCAACGATGATCAGCGCAAGGCGTTGCGGTGAGGCAACGACAGGATGCAGCGACAGTCGTGCAAGGCGACAAAATAATGCATCGACGGCCGACAGTCAATGAGGCGAAGGTGGCGAGGCAACGAAGGGCAATGATGAGGCAAAGCGAGATGGAGCTTGCTAGAGGCGGTCATGGCAGAGGAGAAATGAGGCGACCAAGGGCAGAGGTGGTTAATTTGCAAATTAGATGAGGGCATTTTTATCATTTGGCGCCTTTGATCATTCTCTCAATCATCCTTGTTTGGGCAAAATAgcatcttccaaaatcttttatgACTTAATCGAATAGGTTTTTGTAGACACAAAACAAGTCGATCTTGCTCGAGGTTGGATTGTTATAATTTAGTGATTtagttaaaattcaataaatttaagataaattttatttcttaaacctTGGTGAGATGGTCTACAAATGGAATTACAATCCTTCTAACTTCTTTAAGAAGAACAACTCCTAGATATTATCAAACAAGAAGACCtaatgtaatacctgagaaattCTTGAGATTATAAATGAGATTTTACGAAAGGTATATgtggaatttttaaaataatgggGTTATAAGATATACTATCACAGTTTTAAGTGATTGAATCGACCATAGGGAGTGTCCCAGACCCTAgatgtttaaggaaaatagaataGTATTGACGAGTTATTTGAGGCATGATTTTAggtgtcaaaagaaattggaccgggaacgattttcggtacagctatggATTAGGCTGAAAATTGAATCAACatagaaaactttcaaaaagtcaacggagtattttgaggaccaatattttatatgtagaacaacccttgagcgatttcGAGTTGAAATGAAATGACTTAGGGTCAAAATGATCAACCGGGCCaaagaataatttattaattttgctcGAGGAAGGTCAaaaagatagtttttcaaaaattttgaggatgaagtGAAAAGTATAAAACTTGTGAACTTTAGTGGAATTATTGGAAAGTGTAGGGGTATCAAGAAAAGGGgcaaaatggcatttggaagaaaCAAGGGGGCTGAAGTGTAATAAACCAAAATGCAATGTGAGCACAACTAAAAATCTGATGCCGTACTTCCACCACACGTGGAGCCATTTTTCGACAATGGGATGGTCGAGGGAAGGCTAGCAAAGGTTGTATATGGTGTGGGGAGGCTTTGGGGCCAAGCCTTAGGCtttgattggttgaaaaatggTCAGATTTCGCATATAAATAGCTAGGTTTTCGGTCGAGAATGAGAACACAAATTACTCACATTTGAGAGTGTTTCAAAGGAAAGGGATAAAGGGCTTTTATTCTCGAGGGATCAAGGataaattttggagaatttggtgCATTTTGAAGCACGTTTGAAATTGTTTCAAGCTCGGCTAGAAAGAGCGAAGCGAACCCAGAGCTGCGCCTGTAACTGGCCTTTTGAGGGATTTTTCAGTGGTTTTTCGGGCATCCAAATGTGCCATTAGGATCAACAAGGGCTTTTAGAGGGTGTGATCAGATTGGCCATTGGATCAGTCGTTAGCGATcagaattgaggaagaagatcgGTGTGTGGGCTCCACGCGCCATTTTTCACTGGCAAACACGTGCTTGGCCCGTGAGGGCTTATGGGCCAAGGGTAATTTCAGTAatttgtttcaatatttttctaaaattattttagaaattatcatgtcgaaaaatttgggaaaatgtttgagtaaataattattttggaattattgaggtgaaaattaggagaaaaatagagaaaattgtgaaaaattaaggaaaaatggtttttgatgttcctttaaataaatatgatgtttagggagtatcgTGGCTCGATGTTAAGTATAAGTGCGCGTGTTGGAgatttggcacacaaatcgaggtcTTACACTAGAATCGAGGCTTTctgaatacgttcgaggtgagtgtttgccctcaaaacttgatttattgtgagtagtTCTATCTTGAAAACTAGGTTTGTGCTACCTAAACGTGttatgatttcatgcaaaatggatTCATTGCATGTGAATGGTAACCAGTGACGGTTGGTTTCATATgggaggttcatcccaaaatgttttatacatgtgcattgtattttataaatgttgtttatatgatgcattgagttgtgaTTTGTAGTATTGTCATGCGTTTggtgttgttcatatgggatgtcagTTTggaatgttgtctggatagtatAGTCGTAATTCTCTAAGGGTGTTGCCGAAATAATGTATAGGGGTATCTTAAAAACTTGAATGTCGGAGTGATCACAGGGGAATGAGTCCCTGACTCTATTTTACAGATACTTGGTCCGAGACAAGAGAGGGTGATCGGATTTGTATCATCAGTGGCCTAAACATCTCTCTCCTAAGGCTTCTTCTAGATCTAGACAACTAGGTTGTTGATTATTATCTCATCCTTTATATTTTTAACCAAGGCCAAGATCCTAGTTTCAATTGTCTTAGAGGTGACCTCTTCTATCCAACCCTACACCCATATCTTTGTGGACTCCTCAACCAAGCTCTAGGCTTGGGAAGCACGAACCAATGACACCTTATATTCTTTAACCTCTTCCTTAATGTCCAAGGCCACTTGTtattgttatgtttttttttttttttaaggtaatTTTGGTGATGAAAAACTTGGTGattttagattttgaaaatgatataattgATCTATGTTTAAAATTTCCAAATGAAAAATTCTTAGGACAAATgtgttattttcttctaaaagTAATTTTGATGACGAAAAACTTGAAGattttagattttgaaaatgatataattgatctatatttaaaatttccaaATGAAAAGTTCTTAGGACAAAAgtgttattttcttctaaaaatttatcaagccttacaaaatttattattaaggcacattctatgaaaaatgtcttTGTCTCTTGAGAAATATGTTGTTAAGAGTGTGTGTTCAAATTTTGTTTACTTTTCAAATCTTACCTCTTTTAAAAAGATCTAAGTCAAAAGTGTCgactttttttccttcaaaatgtTAACTTTTTCATGTCTTTGTTTTGTAAGGATTTATGAAGTTAAATTCCGTCGACTTTCTAAAGAAATTAGTCGACTTCTATAACACCTCGTCTTCTCAAGGCGTGCCACTATGCTAGGGCtcaacatataaatacatattctctttaaaaattacatttcttAAACCTCAAATATTGTATTATAGAGAAAAATTCCCAACATATCATtcacaaatgcagaagctaaaatcgaaacttgatatggtacgtaacataaatcactttattcataacataggAAAATCGTACCAAAGTATGACATCATATCTTCAAacaaaatacatggagactcattcCTCAGAAACAACAACGAAGTACCTCAACATAATTAAATGATACCTCAATggaacataagtttctcaacatgactaaaaatACCTATCCAAATCTTCATTAAGAAGTAATATACCAGAACAACCTATCAAACTCATCAAACATGTCATCCCGTGCTGTCACATCTTAATCACTTCCTTGCCTTAGCTGCAAGTCCtaactagaacgtttgaatattctatggatatagtccaattagaagatgaaccttctagtgagtGGATAAAAGCAATTTTCATGAAACGCATGAATAATCATGTGCATGGCATAAATCAGACTCAATATGTCAACCTTGGGACATCACCTTAGCATACTTAGTCCCTAGAAATTAATTTGGCGCTTATGGGAACCACCATTCCCACTTTTTTCGTAGGAACGAACATCGCCTCATCCACAAGGAGACCGCAAATCCCGACCCACCAGTCATAATAATGACATGATCCAAATATGACAATAACATATAAATCATGTGTTGtgcatatcaaaatatcatgtcCAGTTAATGCATCATATAATGATCAATATgcataaaataatatgaatttggaaACAATTAAGCCTCTCACAAGCTAAAGCATTTGAAATGGAAGTATCGTGAATATAAACAGGTCAATCACTAGACAATGTAGTACCactcacatgcaacaaaaccaatTTTCTTGGGATATAACCATTCatcttaacttagcctcttagCTTCCTTGGTATACGTGTCATGATCTCAAAATGTGTGCCCGAATAATTTTTTTGGCTTCGGAATGCTCCTtttagccccaaattaatttctaaaattttgccaaaatttttagaacatttttcctatttttccatattttttcttctttttcctttttcttttctttttctttttcttcttttcttttctttcttcttcctctcctacTCTTCCCATGCGCGAACCAGCTTCTCGGCCAGCCCTCTGCGTGCACCA encodes:
- the LOC127792597 gene encoding uncharacterized protein LOC127792597 encodes the protein MGVDYYKILQVDRYAKDEDLKKAYRKLAMKWHPDKNPNNKKDAEAKFKQISEAYEVLSDPQKRAVYDQYGEEGLKGQVPPPGSAGPGGASFFSTGEGPTSFRFNPRNADDIFAEFFGSSSPFGGMGGGRRGGSRYGNLFGDDLFASFGEGGGAGGSVHQSVPRKAPPIEQTLRCSLEELYYGSTKKMKISRQVTDMSGKTMPVEEILTINIKPGWKKGTKITFREKGNEQPNVIPSDLVFIIDEKPHSVFTRDGNDLVLTQTISLAEALTGCTVHLTTLDGRNLTIPINSVIHPNYEEVVPSEGMPISKDPMKRGNLRIKFNIKFPTKLTVDQKAGIKKLLAS